In Puntigrus tetrazona isolate hp1 chromosome 7, ASM1883169v1, whole genome shotgun sequence, the following are encoded in one genomic region:
- the c7h20orf27 gene encoding UPF0687 protein C20orf27 homolog isoform X1 produces MATAKKAASKTGGVRFAEEPAASAAAHSHVHFDEKLHDSVVMVIPESNGNFLVKVGFLKTQHRYEIVFTLPEMAGLGKDVCPAPIPNPHLRITNITPSSDGGLRVTCEYMAHQEGVMCEEVQILSESKEDAGVKVKVHARVMDRHHGTPMLLEGVRCIGAELEYDSEQSDWQGFD; encoded by the exons ATGGCCACCGCTAAGAAAG CAGCGTCTAAGACGGGAGGCGTTCGCTTCGCCGAGGAACCCGCTGCGTCCGCCGCCGCTCACTCTCATGTGCATTTTGACGAGAAACTGCACGACTCTGTCGTCATGGTGATACCAGAATCAAACGGGAACTTCCTGGTTAAG GTGGGGTTCCTGAAAACGCAGCACCGATACGAGATTGTGTTCACGCTGCCGGAGATGGCAGGTCTCGGGAAAGACGTGTGTCCAGCCCCTATCCCCAATCCACACCTCCGCATCACCAACATAACGCCGTCCTCAGACG GAGGTCTGAGGGTGACGTGTGAATATATGGCCCATCAGGAAGGAGTGATGTGCGAGGAGGTGCAGATCCTTAGCGAGAGCAAAGAGGATGCAGGTGTGAAGGTTAAAGTTCATGCTCGTGTCATGG ACCGTCACCACGGGACTCCCATGCTGCTGGAAGGCGTTCGCTGCATAGGAGCAGAACTGGAGTACGACTCCGAGCAGAGCGACTGGCAAGGCTTCGACTAA
- the c7h20orf27 gene encoding UPF0687 protein C20orf27 homolog isoform X2, which translates to MATAKKASKTGGVRFAEEPAASAAAHSHVHFDEKLHDSVVMVIPESNGNFLVKVGFLKTQHRYEIVFTLPEMAGLGKDVCPAPIPNPHLRITNITPSSDGGLRVTCEYMAHQEGVMCEEVQILSESKEDAGVKVKVHARVMDRHHGTPMLLEGVRCIGAELEYDSEQSDWQGFD; encoded by the exons ATGGCCACCGCTAAGAAAG CGTCTAAGACGGGAGGCGTTCGCTTCGCCGAGGAACCCGCTGCGTCCGCCGCCGCTCACTCTCATGTGCATTTTGACGAGAAACTGCACGACTCTGTCGTCATGGTGATACCAGAATCAAACGGGAACTTCCTGGTTAAG GTGGGGTTCCTGAAAACGCAGCACCGATACGAGATTGTGTTCACGCTGCCGGAGATGGCAGGTCTCGGGAAAGACGTGTGTCCAGCCCCTATCCCCAATCCACACCTCCGCATCACCAACATAACGCCGTCCTCAGACG GAGGTCTGAGGGTGACGTGTGAATATATGGCCCATCAGGAAGGAGTGATGTGCGAGGAGGTGCAGATCCTTAGCGAGAGCAAAGAGGATGCAGGTGTGAAGGTTAAAGTTCATGCTCGTGTCATGG ACCGTCACCACGGGACTCCCATGCTGCTGGAAGGCGTTCGCTGCATAGGAGCAGAACTGGAGTACGACTCCGAGCAGAGCGACTGGCAAGGCTTCGACTAA